The Nerophis ophidion isolate RoL-2023_Sa linkage group LG24, RoL_Noph_v1.0, whole genome shotgun sequence genome includes a region encoding these proteins:
- the LOC133542089 gene encoding uncharacterized protein LOC133542089 isoform X2 yields MCQRTTAEYEEELCPTKEEKERQHEKHQVVLHRTDIHQLIGHQEECLPHLQGDSFTLEYPQLSNFKGDKEVPQPPYFKEEEGGECPVGQEEADVSKFPLTVVSVKTEEHEDKPPESSQLHHSPINAKKKKRAKKKVSADKSAAKGKKSDAQAGHSSSSPKKSRAGSKSKAIVMDSSTDDEKHGEEEKVTARDKWSEKEEESLEKELKTYLQDKVCTWIFNPPNSSHMGGVWERLIGITRRILDALLLKEGGSHLSHEVLTTLMAEVMAIMNARPLIPVSTDPEMPAILTPATLLTLKRDVISAPPGDFNVKDIHSQQWRKVQSLSDRFWKRWKQEYLSTIQTRRRDSAERRCATSSTSPPFHKRMPDALSTV; encoded by the exons atgtgccaaagaaccacagcagagtacgaggaggaactttgtccaacaaaagaggagaaggagcgacaacatgaaaaacatcaagttgtgttacacagaacag acatccatcagctgattggacaccaagaagaatgtctccctcatctgcagggggacagtttcactttagagtatccacagctctcaaattttaaaggggacaaggaGGTTCCACAGCCCCCCtatttcaaagaggaagaggggggagagtgtcctgtagggcaggaggaggctgatgtcagcaagtttccactgactgttgtctctgtgaagactgaagagcatgaagacaaaccacctgagtcctcacagcttcatcacagtccaa TCAACGCCAAGAAAAAGAAGAGGGCCAAGAAAAAAGTGTCGGCCGACAAGTCCGCCGCCAAGGGCAAGAAGAGCGACGCCCAAGCAGGACACTCCTCGTCCAGCCCCAAGAAGTCCAGAGCGGGGAGCAAGTCCAAGGCCATCGTCATGGACTCCAGCACAGACGACGAGAAGCATGGCGAGGAAGAGAAGGTGACGGCGAGGGACAAGTGGTCGGAAAAAGAGGAAGAGTCGTTGGAAAAAGAGTTGAAAACTTACCTGCAGGACAAAGTGTGCACTTGGATCTTCAATCCGCCAAACTCTTCCCACATGGGAGGAGTGTGGGAAAGACTAATTGGCATCACTCGCCGTATCCTGGATGCATTGCTCCTTAAGGAGGGAGGCTCTCACCTTTCTCATGAGGTGCTCACCACTCTCATGGCTGAGGTCATGGCAATTATGAACGCAAGACCTCTCATTCCAGTTTCAACTGACCCAGAGATGCCAGCAATACTAACACCTGCAACCTTGCTGACACTGAAGAGAGACGTCATATCTGCACCGCCAGGAGACTTCAACGTGAAAGACATCCACTCACAACAATGGCGGAAAGTCCAATCTCTCTCTGATAGATTCTGGAAGCGATGGAAACAAGAATACCTGTCAACCATACAAACTAGGAGAAGAGACTCGGCTGAACGCCGCTGTGCTACCTCCAGCAcgagcccccccttccacaagcggatgccagacgctctCTCTACGGTCTAA